Proteins from a genomic interval of Rhinoraja longicauda isolate Sanriku21f chromosome 16, sRhiLon1.1, whole genome shotgun sequence:
- the cdk1 gene encoding cyclin-dependent kinase 1 gives MDDYVKIEKIGEGTYGVVYKGRHKVTQQIVAMKKIRLESEEEGVPSTAIREISLLKELQHPNVVCLHDILMQDARLYLIFEFLSMDLKKYLDSLPSRQMMDQMLVKSYLYQITQGIAFCHSRRVLHRDLKPQNLLIDSKGVIKLADFGLARAFGVPVRIYTHEVVTLWYRAPEVLLGSPRYSTPVDMWSIGTIFAEMATKRPLFHGDSEIDQLFRIFRTLGTPNNDIWPGVETLSDYKNTFPKWKAGSLSQVKNIDQNGLELLAKMLIYDPTKRISAKEALHHLYFDDLDKSSLPANILRN, from the exons ATGGATGATTATGTGAAGATAGAGAAAATTGGTGAAG GTACCTATGGGGTTGTTTATAAAGGCCGTCATAAAGTTACCCAACAAATAGTGGCCATGAAGAAAATCAGATTGGAGAGTGAAGAAGAAGGGGTTCCCAGCACTGCAATCAGAGAGATTTCTCTTTTGAAAGAACTACAGCATCCTAATGTAGTGTG CCTTCACGATATACTAATGCAAGATGCAAGGCTATACCTTATATTTGAATTCCTTTCAATGGATCTGAAGAAATATTTGGATTCCTTGCCTTCTCGTCAGATGATGGACCAAATGCTAGTGAAG AGTTATCTATATCAGATCACACAGGGGATTGCCTTCTGTCATTCAAGGCGGGTTTTACACAGAGACTTGAAGCCTCAGAATCTACTGATTGATAGTAAAGGAGTTATTAAGTTGGCTGACTTTGGTCTGGCTCGTGCCTTTGGAGTCCCTGTCAGGATTTATACACATGAA GTCGTGACGTTGTGGTACAGGGCTCCTGAAGTACTGCTGGGTTCTCCTCGTTACTCAACTCCCGTTGATATGTGGAGTATCGGTACAATATTTGCTGAAATGGCTACCAAGCGACCACTGTTTCATGGAGACTCTGAGATTGATCAACTTTTCAGGATTTTCAG AACACTGGGCACCCCAAACAATGACATTTGGCCAGGTGTTGAAACTTTGTCGGATTACAAGAATACCTTCCCAAAGTGGAAAGCAGGAAGTTTATCCCAAGTGAAGAATATAGATCAGAATGGCCTTGAACTGTTAGCG AAAATGTTGATTTATGACCCTACCAAAAGAATCTCTGCAAAGGAAGCTTTGCATCATCTGTATTTTGATGATTTGGATAAGTCCAGTCTCCCAGCCAATATTCTAAGGAATTAA